TGCATTCGAGATCGGAACGTGCATCGGATCGCAAGTTCCCATCTCGTTCGCACGTTCCGATCGGCGACGTCACGCCTGGGGCGGGGCGGGCGGGGCCGGGTACGGCTGGTAGGCCGGGGCCTGCTGGGCGGTGGCCTGCCGCTCCCAGAACTTCTGCTCGTCCGGGATGATGATCCAGGCCGCGACGTAGGCCAGGACCTGCGGGCCGGGCAGGAAGATCGACGCCACCGTGGCGAGGCGGACGATGTTGCGGTCCCAGCCGAAGCGGTCGGCGACGGCGGCGCACACGCCACCGATCATCCGGCCGTCCGACGGACGGTAGAACGGCTTGCTCGGCGCGGGGGCCGGCATCGCGTAGGAGGGGTACGGGTTCGGGTTCGGGTTCTGCGTGCTCATGTCTCCACGATGCCGGGTGGCCGCGGTCCGCGGTATCGGGTGTGCCCCCGAATCGACCCTGGATCGGGACCCTGACGGCCCGGTGGCCCGGGGATCTGCGGACCAGGGGGCCGTGACGCAGGCCACGTAAGGGCTTGCGGACGTTTGCGCGCTTCTTGCGTGGCTCGGCGTACAATCTGGAGTCATGTCGAGACGTCTTGCCGAGGTTGCCGCCAAGGTCGGGGTCAGCGAAGCCACCGTGAGCCGCGTGCTCAACGGCAAGCCCGGGGTGTCCGAGGCGACGCGGGCCGCCGTGCTCACCGCGCTCGACGTCATGGGCTACGAGCGGCCCGTCAAGCTGCGCGGCGAACGCGGGCGCCTGGTCGGCCTGGTGCTGCCCGAGCTGGTCAACCCGATCTTCCCGGCGTTCGCCGAGGTGGTGGGTGGTGCGCTCGCCCAGCAGGGGTACACCCCCGTGCTGTGCACGCGCTCCGCGGGCGGCGTCTCCGAGGCCGAGTACGTCGACCTGCTGCTCGCGCAGCAGGTCTCGGGCGTGATCTTCGCGGGCGGCTTCTACGCCGAGCGCGGCAAGGACCACGCGCACTACCGGCTGCTGCACCAGCGCGGCCTGCCCGTCGTCCTGATCAACGGGGCGATCGAGCAGCTCGACTTCGCGCGGGTCTCCTGCGACGACCTGGTGGCCGTCAACCTGGCCCTGAACCACGTGGCGTCGCTGGGCCACACCCGCATCGGGCTGTTGCTCGGCCCCGCCGACCACGTGCCGTCCGAGCGCAAGCTCGCGGCGGCCCGCGCGTGGTTCGGGCAGCGCGGCCTGACCCTGGACGAGAGCCTCGTCGTCCACTCGCAGTACTCGCTCGAGGCCGGGCAGGCGACGGCGAACCGTCTCATCGAGGGGGGTGCGACGGCGGTCGTCGCGGCCTCGGACCCGCTCGCCCTCGGTGCCGTCCGGGCGGCACGACGCGCCGGGCTGTCCGTGCCGCGCGACCTGTCCGTCGTCGGCTTCGACGACTCCGCGCTCATGAACCTCACGGACCCGGCCCTCACCACGGTGCGGCAGCCGATCGAGCCGATGGGTCGCGCTGCCGTGGACATCCTGGCGGCGCTGGTGGCCGGCGAGGACGTGCCGCACGACGAGCTGCTGTTCGAGCCGGAGCTGGTGGTGCGCGGGTCGACGACGGTCGTCCCGCGCGCGTCCGCCGTCGCGTCGTAGGTGACGATTCGGTCACGGCGGTTGTCGAGTTCTTGCGTACTTGTTGTCGCGTGCTTACGCTCGCGGCATGACGACGTCGTCACCCTCCGCTCCCGACCCGCACGCCTGGTGGCGCCACGCGGTGATCTACCAGATCTACCCGCGCAGCTTCGCCGACGGGAACGGTGACGGCACGGGCGACCTTGCCGGGGTGCGTGGCCGCCTTCCGTACCTCAAGGAGCTCGGCGTCGACGCCGTCTGGTTCACGCCCTGGTACGTCTCCCCGCTCGCCGACGGCGGCTACGACGTCGCCGACTACCGCGCGATCGATCCCCAGTTCGGCACCCTCGCGGAGGCCGAGGCGCTCATCACGGAGGCCGCCGCACTGGGCATCCGGACGATCATCGACGTCGTCCCCAACCACGTCTCCTCCGCGCACGCCTGGTTCCAGGCCGCCCTGGCGTCCGAGCCCGGCTCCCCGGAGCGGGCCCGCTTCTGGTTCCACGACGGCCTGGGCCCCGACGGCTCCGGCATGCCCACCCACTGGCAGTCCAGCTTCCAGGGCACGACGTGGACCCGCACGACCCGCCCGGACGGCACGCCTGGCCAGTGGTACCTGCACCTGTTCACGCCCGAGCAGCCCGATCTCAACTGGGAGAACCCGGACGTCCGTCAGGAGCACCTCGACGTGCTGCGGTTCTGGTTCGACCGCGGGGCCGCCGGCGTCCGCATCGACTCCGCGGCGCTGCCGGTCAAGGACCGCGCGCTGCCCGAGGTGCCCGAGATCCACGGCCCGGGCGAGCACCCGCACCTGGACCGCGACGAGCTGCACGACATCTACCGCACGTGGCGGGCCGTGGCCGACGGCTACGACGACCCGCGGATCCTGGTGGGCGAGGTGTGGCTGCCGGACGCGGAGCGGTTCGCGCAGTACCTGCGCCCCGACGAGATGCACACGGCGTTCAACTTCGACTTCATGGTGCGCCCCTGGGCCGCCGCCGCGATGCGCGAGTCCATCGACACCACGCTCGCCGCGCACGCCCCGGTGGACGCGCCCGCCACCTGGGTGCTGTCCAACCACGACATCACGCGCCCCGTGACCCGGTACGGCCGCGAGGACTCGTCGTTCGACTTCGCGCGCAAGCGGTTCGGCATCCCCACCGACGTCGCCGTCGGCACGCGGCGGGCCCGTGCGGCCGCCCTGCTCACGGGAGCGCTGCCGGGCGCCCTGTACGTCTACCAGGGCGACGAGCTCGGCCTGCCCGAGGTCGAGGACCTGCCGCTCGACGTGCTCCAGGACCCGATGCACTTCCGCTCGAACGGCGTCGACCCCGGCCGCGACGGCTGCCGCGTGCCGCTGCCGTGGAACCGCTCCGGGGCCTCGTACGGGTTCGGTCCGGAGCGCCCGGGCTCGGACCGCGCCGAGAAGCCCTGGTTGCCCCAGCCGGTCTGGTGGGGCGAGTACGCCGTCGAGGCCCAGGAGCACGATCCCGCCTCGATGCTGACGCTCTACCGCACGATGCTGCGCCTGCGGCGCAGCCTGCCCGACCTGGCCGCCGGCGCCTTCACCTGGATCGAGGACGCCGGCGCCGACGTCCTCGCCTTCCGTCGCGGCGCGGGCTTCGCCTGCGTCGTCAACCTCGGTGCCACGCCCGCCGCACGGCCCGACGGCGAGATGCTCCTCGCCAGCGGGCCGCTCGCCCCGGACGGCGCGGTGCCGCACGACACCGCCGTCTGGCTCCGGCTCTGATCCCCGACCATCCCGAGCCTCCACCAGAGTTCGACCCAGTCACGAGGAGAGACGATGAAGTCCACCCACCGCGCTGCGGCCTTCGGCCTCGCCGGAGCCCTTGCGCTCAGCCTCACCGCCTGCTCGTCAGGCAGCTCCGCCAACGACGGCGGCGACGCCGGCTCGACCGACGGCACCGGCGACGGCTCCGGCGAGGTCGCCCAGACGACGCTGCGCGTCGTGTCCCTGCTGCCCGGATCCGAGCAGGCCGCCATCGACGCGTTCAACGCGCAGGTCGCCGAGTTCGAGGCCGCCAACCCCGGCATCGACGTCGTGCCCGAGGAGTACGAGTGGAAGGCGACGACGTTCGCCGCCCAGCTCGCCGGCGGCACGCTGCCGGACGTCTTCGAGATCCCGTTCACGGACGCCCAGACGCTCATCGCCAACGGCCAGCTCTCCGACCTGGACGCGCAGTTCCGCACGCTGCCCTACGCCGACCGGTTCAACCCGGCCATCGTCGCCGTCGGCACGGGCGCGGACGGTCACGTCTACGCCGTCCCGGCCAAGAACGTCTACGGCGTCGGGCTGCACTACAACCGTGCCCTCTTCGAGTCCGCAGGACTCGACCCCGACGACCCGCCGACGACGTGGGACGAGGTCGCCGAGTACGCGAAGAAGATCGCCGACGCCAACCCCGGCGTGGCGGGCTACATGCAGATGTCGCAGAACAACACGGGCGGCTGGCAGCTCACCGTGCAGACGTACTCGCGCGGCGGCCGGGTCCAGGCGCTCAGCGACGACGGCGCGACGGCGACCTCGACGATCAACAACCCCGCGACCGTCGAGGCCCTGGAGTGGCTCCAGGCGATGCGGTGGGAGGACAACTCGCTCGGGTCCAACTTCCTGCTCGACTGGGGCACGATCAACGAGGCGTTCGCCGCCGGCCAGGTGGCCATGTTCACGTCGGGCTCCGACGTGTACACCTCGATGATCCAGTCGAACGGCCTGGACCCCGCCGTCTACGGCCTGGCCGCGCTGCCGCTGGGCGACTCTCCCGACGTCGGGGTGCTCTCCGGCGGCACGCTCGCCGCCGTGCCCGCCGGGGTGGACGACGCCGTCAAGGACGCCGCCATCGCGTGGATCGACTTCTTCTACACCGCGAAGCTGGTCGACGAGGCCCGCGCCGTCGCCGACGCCGAGACGCTCGTCAAGGACAACCAGCCGGTGGGCACCCCGGTGCTCCCCATGTTCGGCCGGGACCAGTGGGAGCAGAACCAGGAGTGGATCAAGGACTACGTCAACGTCCCGCTCGACCAGATGCAGTCGTACATCGACTCGATGTTCGACCTGCCGCTGGTCAACGAGCCGGCGCGCCGGACGCAGGACGTGTACGCGCTCCTGGACCCGATCGTCCAGGCCGTGCTCACCGACCAGAACGCCGACATCGACCAGCTCCTGACCGACGCCGACACGCAGGCCCAGGCGCTCCTCGACCAGGAGTGACGCTGCCGTGACCCAGTTGACCGACACCCCCGTGCCGGTCGCGGCCCGCCCGCGCCGGACCCCCGCTGCCGCCCTGGTGGCGTGGGTCCGGCGCGGTGGACCGCACCACCTCGTGTTCTTCCTGCCGGTGCTCGTCATCTTCGGCGTCTTCTCGTGGATCCCGATCGCCCGGTCGGTGGTCATGAGCTTCCAGAAGACCAACCTGGTGGCGCCCCCGCAGTGGGTGGGCTGGGACAACTTCCAGTTCGTGCTCAGCGACCCCCTGCTCGGCACGGCGGTGCGGAACACGCTGTGGTTCGCCGTCCTCGCGCTGGTCATCGGCTACCCGCTGCCGCTGCTGGCCGCCGTGCTGATGAGCGAGGTGCGCCGGGCCAAGGGCCTGTACTCGGCCCTGGCGTACCTGCCCGTCGTCGTTCCGCCCGTCGTGTCGGTGCTGCTGTGGCGCGTGTTCTACAACGCTTCGCCGTCCGGCGTCTTCAACACCATCCTCGGCTGGGTGGGGCTCGGTCCCTTCCCCTGGATCCAGGACCAGACCTGGGCCATGCCGTCGCTCGTCCTCGCGGCCACCTGGGCCGGCGCGGGCGGCACCGTGATCATCTACCTCGCCGCCCTGCTGTCCGTCCCGCCGGAGCTGTACGACGCCGCGGAGGTCGACGGCGCCGGCGTCTGGCGCAAGGTCTGGCACGTGACGATGCCGCAGCTGCGCGGCGTCCTGTTCATCACGCTGATCCTGCAGATCATCGCGACGGCCCAGGTGTTCCTCGAGCCGTACCTGTTCACCGGCGGCGGCCCGGCCAACGCGACCCTGACGGTGCTGCTGCTCATCTACCGCTACGCGTTCCAGAGCTCGCTGGGCGGCAACTACGGCGCCGCGACAGCCCTGTCGCTCATGCTCGCCGTGGTGCTCGCGCTGTTCTCCCTGCTGTACTTCCGACTCACCAAGCGCTGGAGCCAGGGATGACGACGACGCCCGCTCCCGCGCCCGACGCCGTCGCCCCTGCGGCGGCCGCGACCGTCCCCGCCTCCGTGACCCGCAATGCCTCGCGCGGCTCAAGACCGTCCGGCGACCGCACCGCGGTCTCCGTCTCCGACTGGCGGCGCCCCTCGGTGCGCTGGGGGCTCGGCACGTCCCAGATCGTCCTGCTCGTGCTCCTCGTCGTCGTCGGGCTCGGGCCGCTGCTCCTCCTCGCCCGGTTCGCCGTCACGCCGACGCAGGACATCCTGCGCACCCCGATGGACATCTTCCCGAACGGGATCGCCTGGTCGAACCTCGACACGGCGTGGAACGACGTCCAGATCAGCCGGTACTTCCTCAACACCGTGTGGCTCGCCGCCGGGTCGTGGGCGTCGCAGCTGCTCGTCGCGACCACCGGCGGGTACCTGCTGTCCGTGCTGCGTCCGGCCTACGGCAAGGTGGTCGAGGCGCTCGTGCTGGCCACGATGTTCATCCCCGCCGTCGTGCTGCTCGTGCCGCTGTACCTGACCGTGCTCGACCCGCCGCTGCTGCGGTCCTCGCTCATCAACAGCTTCTGGGCGGTGTGGCTGCCCGCGGGAGCCTCCGCGTTCAACGTGCTGCTGGTGCGCCGGTTCTTCGACTCGCTGCCCCGCGAGGTGTTCGAGGCCGCCCGCGTGGACGGGGCCGGGCCCTACCGGCTGTTCTGGTCCGTGGTGCTCCCGATGTCGAAGCCGATCCTGGGCGTCGTGTCGGTGTTCGCGATCATCGCGAGCTGGAAGGACTTCCTCTGGCCGTTGCTCGTGCTCCGCGACCCGGCGATCCAGCCGCTCTCCGTGCGGCTCCCGTCGATCCAGGGCACGACGGACCTGGGCGTCTTCCTCGCCGCGCTGGCCATCGCGACCGTCATCCCGATCGTGCTGTTCCTCGTGTTCCAGCGGCTGTTCCTGTCCTCCGCCGGGCTGGGCGGGGCGGTCAAGGGCTGAAACCCGCTCGACGTCGGGGAGGCTCAGCCGGCGTGCGCCCGCGCGGTCAGGTCCTGGCCGACGATGCCGTCCCCGGCGAGGGCGTCGAGGGCGGCGCTCACCAGGGTCGTGGGGCTCTCTGCCCGCCACACGAAGGACAGCGTGGTCATCTCCGCCCCGGGTACGGAGCGGAACGTGACGCCGGGGTGGGTCGCCGTGGCGAGCACCGCCGGGAGGAAGGCCACGCCGAGGCCGGCGGCGACCAGCGCTTGGGCCACGGACGCGTGGTCGGTCGTGGTGCTCTCGACGGGGATGAAGCCGGCTCCCGCGCACATGCGCCGGACGACCGGGTCGAGGGGTGAGCCCGGGCCGGGAAGCACGAACTCCTCGGTGCGCAGGTCCTTGAGGGTGACGGTCGCGGCGTGGGCGAGCGGGTGGTCCTCCGGCAGGGCGAGGAGCAGCTCCTCGGCGTAGGCCGGTGCGCTCGCGAGGCCGACGGCGGTGACCGCTCCGCGGACGATGCCGACGTCGATGCGGCCGTCACCGACCTCGGTGGCGATCTGCCCGGACAGGAGGTCGGGGCGAACCTTGAGCGCGACGCCGGGCAGTGTCGCGCGCAGCGTCTTCACGACGCGCGGCAGGAGGGCCGGTGCGGCGCAGTGGGTGAGCCCGACCCGCAGCACGTCGGCGCCGCCGGCGGCGATGCGGCGCACGGCCGCCTCGGACTCCTCGACGGCCGCGAGGATCCGTCGGGCGTCGTGGGCGAGACGCTGCCCGGCAGGGGTCAGCGTCACCTGGCGGGTGGTGCGGTCGAGCAGCTTGGCCCCGACCTCGGACTCGAGCTGTCGCATCGCCTGGGACAGCGCGGGCTGGGTCATGTGGAGCTGCAGGGCCGCGCGGCTGAAGTGCAGCGTCTCCGCGAGTCCCGCGAAGTACCGGATGTGGCGCAGCTCCACCAGTCGACCTCCAGAATCTGTCCAGATCGCGTGCAGATGTACGGATCCGAGAAGAAGGTTCGGGGGTGGCCTCCCCGCCGGTCA
The Xylanimonas cellulosilytica DSM 15894 DNA segment above includes these coding regions:
- a CDS encoding ABC transporter substrate-binding protein; translated protein: MKSTHRAAAFGLAGALALSLTACSSGSSANDGGDAGSTDGTGDGSGEVAQTTLRVVSLLPGSEQAAIDAFNAQVAEFEAANPGIDVVPEEYEWKATTFAAQLAGGTLPDVFEIPFTDAQTLIANGQLSDLDAQFRTLPYADRFNPAIVAVGTGADGHVYAVPAKNVYGVGLHYNRALFESAGLDPDDPPTTWDEVAEYAKKIADANPGVAGYMQMSQNNTGGWQLTVQTYSRGGRVQALSDDGATATSTINNPATVEALEWLQAMRWEDNSLGSNFLLDWGTINEAFAAGQVAMFTSGSDVYTSMIQSNGLDPAVYGLAALPLGDSPDVGVLSGGTLAAVPAGVDDAVKDAAIAWIDFFYTAKLVDEARAVADAETLVKDNQPVGTPVLPMFGRDQWEQNQEWIKDYVNVPLDQMQSYIDSMFDLPLVNEPARRTQDVYALLDPIVQAVLTDQNADIDQLLTDADTQAQALLDQE
- a CDS encoding carbohydrate ABC transporter permease, producing the protein MTQLTDTPVPVAARPRRTPAAALVAWVRRGGPHHLVFFLPVLVIFGVFSWIPIARSVVMSFQKTNLVAPPQWVGWDNFQFVLSDPLLGTAVRNTLWFAVLALVIGYPLPLLAAVLMSEVRRAKGLYSALAYLPVVVPPVVSVLLWRVFYNASPSGVFNTILGWVGLGPFPWIQDQTWAMPSLVLAATWAGAGGTVIIYLAALLSVPPELYDAAEVDGAGVWRKVWHVTMPQLRGVLFITLILQIIATAQVFLEPYLFTGGGPANATLTVLLLIYRYAFQSSLGGNYGAATALSLMLAVVLALFSLLYFRLTKRWSQG
- a CDS encoding LacI family DNA-binding transcriptional regulator; this translates as MSRRLAEVAAKVGVSEATVSRVLNGKPGVSEATRAAVLTALDVMGYERPVKLRGERGRLVGLVLPELVNPIFPAFAEVVGGALAQQGYTPVLCTRSAGGVSEAEYVDLLLAQQVSGVIFAGGFYAERGKDHAHYRLLHQRGLPVVLINGAIEQLDFARVSCDDLVAVNLALNHVASLGHTRIGLLLGPADHVPSERKLAAARAWFGQRGLTLDESLVVHSQYSLEAGQATANRLIEGGATAVVAASDPLALGAVRAARRAGLSVPRDLSVVGFDDSALMNLTDPALTTVRQPIEPMGRAAVDILAALVAGEDVPHDELLFEPELVVRGSTTVVPRASAVAS
- a CDS encoding glycoside hydrolase family 13 protein: MTTSSPSAPDPHAWWRHAVIYQIYPRSFADGNGDGTGDLAGVRGRLPYLKELGVDAVWFTPWYVSPLADGGYDVADYRAIDPQFGTLAEAEALITEAAALGIRTIIDVVPNHVSSAHAWFQAALASEPGSPERARFWFHDGLGPDGSGMPTHWQSSFQGTTWTRTTRPDGTPGQWYLHLFTPEQPDLNWENPDVRQEHLDVLRFWFDRGAAGVRIDSAALPVKDRALPEVPEIHGPGEHPHLDRDELHDIYRTWRAVADGYDDPRILVGEVWLPDAERFAQYLRPDEMHTAFNFDFMVRPWAAAAMRESIDTTLAAHAPVDAPATWVLSNHDITRPVTRYGREDSSFDFARKRFGIPTDVAVGTRRARAAALLTGALPGALYVYQGDELGLPEVEDLPLDVLQDPMHFRSNGVDPGRDGCRVPLPWNRSGASYGFGPERPGSDRAEKPWLPQPVWWGEYAVEAQEHDPASMLTLYRTMLRLRRSLPDLAAGAFTWIEDAGADVLAFRRGAGFACVVNLGATPAARPDGEMLLASGPLAPDGAVPHDTAVWLRL
- a CDS encoding PspC domain-containing protein; this encodes MSTQNPNPNPYPSYAMPAPAPSKPFYRPSDGRMIGGVCAAVADRFGWDRNIVRLATVASIFLPGPQVLAYVAAWIIIPDEQKFWERQATAQQAPAYQPYPAPPAPPQA
- a CDS encoding carbohydrate ABC transporter permease; its protein translation is MTTTPAPAPDAVAPAAAATVPASVTRNASRGSRPSGDRTAVSVSDWRRPSVRWGLGTSQIVLLVLLVVVGLGPLLLLARFAVTPTQDILRTPMDIFPNGIAWSNLDTAWNDVQISRYFLNTVWLAAGSWASQLLVATTGGYLLSVLRPAYGKVVEALVLATMFIPAVVLLVPLYLTVLDPPLLRSSLINSFWAVWLPAGASAFNVLLVRRFFDSLPREVFEAARVDGAGPYRLFWSVVLPMSKPILGVVSVFAIIASWKDFLWPLLVLRDPAIQPLSVRLPSIQGTTDLGVFLAALAIATVIPIVLFLVFQRLFLSSAGLGGAVKG
- a CDS encoding LysR family transcriptional regulator, which encodes MELRHIRYFAGLAETLHFSRAALQLHMTQPALSQAMRQLESEVGAKLLDRTTRQVTLTPAGQRLAHDARRILAAVEESEAAVRRIAAGGADVLRVGLTHCAAPALLPRVVKTLRATLPGVALKVRPDLLSGQIATEVGDGRIDVGIVRGAVTAVGLASAPAYAEELLLALPEDHPLAHAATVTLKDLRTEEFVLPGPGSPLDPVVRRMCAGAGFIPVESTTTDHASVAQALVAAGLGVAFLPAVLATATHPGVTFRSVPGAEMTTLSFVWRAESPTTLVSAALDALAGDGIVGQDLTARAHAG